Proteins found in one Melospiza georgiana isolate bMelGeo1 chromosome 1, bMelGeo1.pri, whole genome shotgun sequence genomic segment:
- the CHCHD7 gene encoding coiled-coil-helix-coiled-coil-helix domain-containing protein 7 codes for MSRHAKKLRDQDINPCLAETDATTKCMNDNNYNKDMCTDYFLKYKNCRKFWHGIMMQRKRSGVKPEMPSAEERKKILESMGKPY; via the exons ATGTCCAGGCATGCAAAAAAGCTTAGAGATCAGGATATAAATCCATGTCTAGCG GAAACAGATGCCACTACAAAATGTATGAATGACAACAACTATAACAAGGATATGTGTACTGATTACTTTTTGAAGTacaaaaactgcagaaaattcTGG CATGGCATTATGATGCAAAGGAAGAGAAGTGGTGTGAAACCAGAGATGCCctcagcagaagaaagaaagaaaatcttggAATCAATGGGGAAGCCCTACTGA